One part of the Prionailurus bengalensis isolate Pbe53 chromosome B2, Fcat_Pben_1.1_paternal_pri, whole genome shotgun sequence genome encodes these proteins:
- the GLP1R gene encoding LOW QUALITY PROTEIN: glucagon-like peptide 1 receptor (The sequence of the model RefSeq protein was modified relative to this genomic sequence to represent the inferred CDS: inserted 1 base in 1 codon; deleted 1 base in 1 codon) has translation MAGAPSPLCLALLLLGAVGRAGPRPQGATVSLSETVQKWREYRHQCQRFLTEAPPPATGLFCNRTFDEYACWPDGLPGSFVNVSCPWYLPWASSVLQGHVYRFCTAEGLWLRQDNSSLPWRNLSECEESKRGERSSPEEQLLSFSIIYTVGYTLSFSALVIASAILLSFRHLHCTRNYIHLNLFASFILRALSVFIRDAVLKWMYSTAPQQHQWDGLLSYQDSLGCRLVFLLMQYCVAANYYWLLVEGVYLYTLLAFSVFSEQRIFRLYLSIGWGVPLLFVIPWGIVKYLYEDEGCWTRNSNMNYWLIIRLPILFAIGVNFLIFVRVICIVVSKLKANLMCKTDIKCRLAKSTLTLIPLLGTHEVVFAFVMDEHARGTLRFIKLFTELSFTSFQGLMVAILYCFVNNEVQMEFRRSWERWRLKHLHIQRDSSMKPLKCPTSSLTSGGTVAAVCMQPPARPPAAKPPSPYPSCGLAXWLGGHPGWERPCWGWGREGHTHTPIPAFPSQTHQAGNGQCLLGPVATFPLWRNSLLI, from the exons ATGGCCGGCGCCCCCAGCCCGCTCTGCCTGGCCCTGCTGCTGCTCGGGGCGGTGGGCAGGgccggcccccgcccccag ggTGCCACTGTGTCCCTCTCAGAGACAGTGCAGAAATGGCGAGAATACCGACACCAGTGCCAACGCTTCCTGACTGaggctccacccccagccacAG GCCTGTTTTGCAATCGGACCTTCGATGAGTATGCCTGCTGGCCAGACGGGCTGCCGGGCTCCTTCGTGAATGTCAGCTGCCCCTGGTACCTGCCCTGGGCCAGCAGTG tgctgcagggccacGTGTACCGGTTCTGCACAGCCGAGGGCCTGTGGCTGCGCCAGGACAACTCCAGCCTGCCCTGGAGGAACCTGTCTGAGTGCGAGGAGTCCAAGCGAGGGGAGAGA AGCTCCCCAGAGGAGCAGCTCCTGTCCTTTTCCATCATCTACACGGTGGGCTACACACTCTCCTTCTCCGCTCTGGTCATCGCCTCGGCCATCCTCCTGAGCTTCAG ACACCTGCACTGCACCCGGAATTACATCCACCTGAACCTGTTTGCATCCTTCATCCTCCGAGCGCTGTCCGTCTTCATCAGGGACGCGGTCCTCAAGTGGATGTACAGCACAGCCCCCCAGCAGCACCAATGGGATGGGCTCCTCTCCTACCAG gATTCTCTGGGCTGCCGCCTGGTGTTCCTGCTCATGCAGTACTGCGTGGCGGCCAATTACTACTGGCTCCTGGTGGAGGGCGTGTACCTGTACACGCTGCTGGCCTTCTCAGTCTTCTCCGAGCAGCGCATCTTCAGGCTCTATCTGAGCATAGGCTGGG GTGTCCCCCTGCTGTTTGTTATCCCTTGGGGCATTGTCAAGTACCTCTATGAGGATGAAGG ctGCTGGACCAGGAACTCAAACATGAATTACTGGCTCATTATCCGGCTGCCCATTCTCTTTGCCATTGGA GTGAACTTCCTCATCTTTGTCCGGGTCATCTGCATTGTGGTGTCCAAACTGAAAGCCAATCTCATGTGCAAGACAGACATCAAGTGCAG acttgCCAAGTCCACACTGACGCTCATCCCCCTGCTGGGAACCCATGAGGTCGTCTTTGCCTTTGTGATGGATGAACATGCACGGGGGACGCTGCGCTTCATCAAGCTGTTCACAGAGctctccttcacctccttccAG GGGCTGATGGTGGCCATCTTGTACTGCTTTGTCAACAATGAG GTCCAGATGGAGTTTCGGAGGAGCTGGGAGCGCTGGCGGCTCAAGCACTTGCACATCCAGAGGGACAGCAGCATGAAGCCCCTCAAGTGTCCCACCAGTAGCCTGACCAGCGGAGGCACGGTG GCAGCAGTGTGTATGCAGCCTCCTGCCAGGCCTCCTGCAGCTAAGCCCCCCAGCCCCTACCCTTCCTGTGGTCTCG GCTGGTTGGGTGGCCACCCCGGGTGGGAGAGAccctgctggggctggggaagggagggacacacgcacacacccattCCTGCTTTCCCTTCCCAAACCCATCAGGCAGGCAATGGGCAGTGCCTCCTGGGACCCGTGGCTACATTTCCTCTGTGGAGAAACAGCCTACTAATTTGA